From the Planctomycetota bacterium genome, the window GATACGAACATAACCCCACGCCTTCCCAACCGACAAACATGAGAAGCAGATTATTGCCCATCACCAGGATAAGCATGGCAAAGGCAAAGAGGTTGAGGAATCCGAAATATCTGGCGTAACGCTTGTCATCCGCCATGTAACCGATGGAATAGACGTGAATCAGGAATCCGACACCGCTCACCACCAGCATCATGATAATTGAAAGCGGGTCAATCAGAAAGGCAAAGCTTATCTTAATGCCGCTAAAGCTAATCCAATCATAAAATGACTTATCAATCACCCTTTGGGCGGTCGGGAGGTTCATTAAGCCAAAGAACGTTATGGCTGATAAGACAAACGAGCCGAAGATAGTTCCGCAGGCAAGCCAGCTGACCAGCTTTTTGGGGAGAAACCTGCCGACCAGCATATTAATCACCGCACCAAATGCCGGCAGCAACGGAATCAGCCACAAATAATCTTGCATAATTATATCAGTGTTTCAAATCGTCCGCTTTATCCACGTCAACGGATTTCAAGTTCCGATAAATATTAAGTATAATGGCAAAAGCCACGGCCGCTTCGGCCGCAGCCAGGATAATCACGAATATGGCAAAGACCTGCCCGGAAATATTATTCGCCGTGTAACGCGCAAAGGCGACGAAATTGATATTGGTGGAATTGAGAATGAGTTCGATGCCCATTAATATTGCCACCGCATTCTTGCGCGTTAAGACAATATACAAACCAAGCGCAAACAGTATCGCGCCGATAATTAAATAATGCTGCAAGGGATAAGCCTGTAATAATGTCATTACTTTTTCTCACTCCGGGCTAAATACGCCGCGCCGATAAGCGCGACTAATAACACCACAGAAACCGCTTCAAAAGGCAAGAGATACTGCCCCATTATCGACATCCCAATCTGAGCCGTGGTCGGAGTATCCTGCAAGGGAACAGTTTCCCACGGAGTCTTTACGATTACCCAGATTAACACCGCCAGTACAGACAGCGATATCAATCCGCCCAGCCACGGTTTCGCCGCGGGATTTGACAGGTTTACATCACTGATTTTATTCGTAAGCATGACCGCAAAGAGGATTAAAACCAGAATGCCGCCGACGTATATCAGTAGCTGCAGCGCCGCCAGGAAATCAGCCGCTAAAAACACATATAGCCCTGCCACTCCGAAGAAAGTCAAGAGCAGCGCAAACGCCGAATGGGTAATATTCCTGGAAAACGCCACGATAAAGGCGGAGTTTAGAACCAGCAACACTAACCCATAAAATATAACGTGGTGAATTATCTCACTTAGCATAATGCTTGATTAATTCCTCGCGCGATAAAGCCGAGTTTTCATGTTCCTTGCTCAAGTAAATCGCCGCGGTCGGGCAGCCTTCGGCGCAAAACCCGCACTGGATGCACTGGGCGATATTTACGTCAAACTTGGTTACAGTTTTTATCCGCTTCATTGCCTTACCTTCTTTGTTCATAACCTTGGCAGGAGCATCACTTTTTTCTCCTTCCAAATCTATACAACTTACCGGGCAGATATTCACGCAATAAAGGCAGCTGATGCATTTATCCGTATCCGCCTTGACCATCCCTCTAAACCGTTCGGTCATCTGTATCCTTTCTTCCGGATACTGCACGGTTGTGGGTTTGGCGAAAAAGTATTTTATCGTTATCTTCATCCCTTTGAGGATGCTCCATAACTCCGTTATAATCTGCTTAAAATATTTTATCATATTAGCATCCAGATTCCGATTCCCATTATATTAACAAAGGCAAACGGCAAAAGGACCTTCCAAGCCAGGTGCATCAACTGGTCAACCCGATAGCGCGGCAATGTCCAGCGCAGCCACATCTGGACAAAGACCAGAAATAATGCCTTGCCGAAGAACCAGCATAACCCTTCTATGACAAACCAATTACCCGGTAAAATATGAAAAGGCAAAACGCTCTGGAATCCGCCCAGGAAAACGATTGTGGCGAGTGATGAAACCGCCAGCATATTGCCGTATTCGGACATATAGAAGAAAGAAAACCTCATGCCGCTGTATTCGGTGTGGTATCCGGCAACGATTTCAGATTCCGCTTCCGGGATATCAAAAGGAACTCGGTTGGTTTCGGCCAGCGATGCCACGAAATATATAAAAAAGGCACTCATGGTAAAGGGCGGATAACGAAAAACAAACCACCTCCAAAATCCGCCATCCTGCTGGCGGGTAATCTCAAAGAGGTCAAGCGTCCCGGCAATCATGACAATAGTCAGGAATGAAACGCCGATGGGAACTTCGTAGCTCACTATCTGGGCGGCCGAACGTAATCCGCCCAAAAGCGACCATTTGTTTCCCGAAGCCCAGCCGGCCATGATAATTCCCACCACAACGATACTGGAAATCGCCAATACATATAATAAGCCTATATTGAGATTGGTAATACCAAGCGACTGACCGAATACCATGCTGAACGGAAAAGCGGCAAATACGGCAAAACAACCAAGAAACACGATATAAGGAGCAAAACGGAAAAGTATTTTATCCGCCGCATCAGGAATCAGGTCTTCTTTAAGCACCAGTTTAATCCCATCCGCAACAAACTGCAAAACACCATGCGGGCCAACCCGGTTCGGCCCATGGCGCGACTGCATATGACCGGCAACTTTCCTTTCCGCGTAAGAAGCCACTCCGGCAAACAACATCACCATGCCTAAAACGACTCCGGCAAAGATAAACATAAAAAGAATGTACCATATCTCAATCGGAACGGGTTCCAGGAATTGGAGGTATCCGGCCACCCATTTTTGAACTATATCAATCAGTTGTTGCATATTTTTATCTGTCTATTTCGGGGACAACGAGATCAAGGCTTCCAAACGCCACAATCAAATCGGAAATCATTCCTCCGGTGCTTATTTCCGGCAAGACCCAAAGGTGGGCAAACGAAGGTGTTCGTATTTTCAGGCGATAAGGGCTTTTCCCGCCGTCGCTTATAAGGTAAAATCCCAGTTCGCCACGTGGATTCTCAAAACGGCAATATACTTCGCCGGGAGGAGCCTTGAATAGACGCGGCACCTTAGTAAGGTAATCACCTTCCGGAATTTTATCCAAGCATTGGCGTATTATTTTCACACTCTCTTCCATTTCACGCATGCGGATAATATAACGGTTCCAGGTATCGCCTACCATACCCTTTTCTCCTGAACTGACCGGTATATCAAAATCAATTTCCGGATAAATGCTATAAGGCTCGTTCTTCCGCAAGTCCCATTTGACGCCGGATGCTCTTAAGTTAGGACCGGTAACGCTGTATTTAACTGCCGTCTCTGGCGGCAACACCGCTACATTAGCCGTACGTTTTATAAATATTTCATTATATGATAAAAGCTCGTTATATTCTTTTATCTTGGGTTCGAAGTAATCACAAAACGCCCGCGCCTTTTCCATGAACCCTTTTGGCAAATCATCCGCCACCCCGCCGATGCGGAAATAGTTGTATGTAAGGCGCTGGCCGCAGGTCATATCGAAAAGGTCAACGATATATTCCCTTTCGCGGAACGCATAAACGATCGGCGTCCAGGCGCCTGATTCCAATCCGGCCGTCCCGAAAAACACCAAGTGACTGGCAATCCTATTAAGCTCAGCCATTATCACCCGGATATACTCGGCGCGCTTGGGGATTTCTATTCCGGCAAGTTTTTCCACGGTGGCTGCATAGGCAAAATTGCAGTTCATCGACGCCAGGTAATCTATCCTATCTGTATACGGCATGAACTGGTGGTAATTCAACCTCTCGGCAATCTTTTCCATACCGCGGTGGAGATAACCGATAACCGGGGTTATTTCGCTGACGATTTCACCTTCGGATTTTACGATAAGCCTCAAAACCCCGTGCATGCTCGGATGCTGTGGGCCGAAATTAATTACCAGTTCTTCCCCGACGAAAGTCGAAACGGCTCTGCTGAGCTCGCTGAAACCTTCACTTTGCTTCGCTGTTTCTGATTCAGGCATAATTATCCCTATTTACAATCCGATGAGTACCGGGACTCCTCCCTGCTGCGTTAATCCCGTGATAAAACGCCGGGAATTTATAATCTTTCCTTAGGGGATATCCTTCCCAATCATCCGGCATAAGAAGCCTTTCCAAATTAGGATGTCCGTAAAAAATTATACCAAAAAGATCGAATGTTTCTCTTTCATACGAAACAGCCCCCGGCCAGACATTTGATACGGTTGGCACCGAAGGATTTTCCCTATCCGTGTTTACTTTTATAACTGTTTTATGCAATTTCTTGGTGGAAAACAGGTGATAAGCCACACTGAATCGATCCGGATAATCAACCCCGCTCAGGCACACGAGGCTATCCATCAGCAATTGCCCATCATCCTTCAGGAAAGTGGTAATTTCAGGCAGGCTTTTCGCATCAACAACGATAAAAGCGTCTTTAG encodes:
- the nuoK gene encoding NADH-quinone oxidoreductase subunit NuoK; this encodes MTLLQAYPLQHYLIIGAILFALGLYIVLTRKNAVAILMGIELILNSTNINFVAFARYTANNISGQVFAIFVIILAAAEAAVAFAIILNIYRNLKSVDVDKADDLKH
- a CDS encoding NADH-quinone oxidoreductase subunit J; translated protein: MLSEIIHHVIFYGLVLLVLNSAFIVAFSRNITHSAFALLLTFFGVAGLYVFLAADFLAALQLLIYVGGILVLILFAVMLTNKISDVNLSNPAAKPWLGGLISLSVLAVLIWVIVKTPWETVPLQDTPTTAQIGMSIMGQYLLPFEAVSVVLLVALIGAAYLARSEKK
- a CDS encoding NADH-quinone oxidoreductase subunit I, whose translation is MIKYFKQIITELWSILKGMKITIKYFFAKPTTVQYPEERIQMTERFRGMVKADTDKCISCLYCVNICPVSCIDLEGEKSDAPAKVMNKEGKAMKRIKTVTKFDVNIAQCIQCGFCAEGCPTAAIYLSKEHENSALSREELIKHYAK
- the nuoH gene encoding NADH-quinone oxidoreductase subunit NuoH, which encodes MQQLIDIVQKWVAGYLQFLEPVPIEIWYILFMFIFAGVVLGMVMLFAGVASYAERKVAGHMQSRHGPNRVGPHGVLQFVADGIKLVLKEDLIPDAADKILFRFAPYIVFLGCFAVFAAFPFSMVFGQSLGITNLNIGLLYVLAISSIVVVGIIMAGWASGNKWSLLGGLRSAAQIVSYEVPIGVSFLTIVMIAGTLDLFEITRQQDGGFWRWFVFRYPPFTMSAFFIYFVASLAETNRVPFDIPEAESEIVAGYHTEYSGMRFSFFYMSEYGNMLAVSSLATIVFLGGFQSVLPFHILPGNWFVIEGLCWFFGKALFLVFVQMWLRWTLPRYRVDQLMHLAWKVLLPFAFVNIMGIGIWMLI
- a CDS encoding NADH-quinone oxidoreductase subunit D; translation: MPESETAKQSEGFSELSRAVSTFVGEELVINFGPQHPSMHGVLRLIVKSEGEIVSEITPVIGYLHRGMEKIAERLNYHQFMPYTDRIDYLASMNCNFAYAATVEKLAGIEIPKRAEYIRVIMAELNRIASHLVFFGTAGLESGAWTPIVYAFREREYIVDLFDMTCGQRLTYNYFRIGGVADDLPKGFMEKARAFCDYFEPKIKEYNELLSYNEIFIKRTANVAVLPPETAVKYSVTGPNLRASGVKWDLRKNEPYSIYPEIDFDIPVSSGEKGMVGDTWNRYIIRMREMEESVKIIRQCLDKIPEGDYLTKVPRLFKAPPGEVYCRFENPRGELGFYLISDGGKSPYRLKIRTPSFAHLWVLPEISTGGMISDLIVAFGSLDLVVPEIDR
- a CDS encoding NADH-quinone oxidoreductase subunit C, producing the protein MNTKEIYDLLKAKFNGKVLAYNEPPKDAFIVVDAKSLPEITTFLKDDGQLLMDSLVCLSGVDYPDRFSVAYHLFSTKKLHKTVIKVNTDRENPSVPTVSNVWPGAVSYERETFDLFGIIFYGHPNLERLLMPDDWEGYPLRKDYKFPAFYHGINAAGRSPGTHRIVNRDNYA